A region from the Dehalococcoidia bacterium genome encodes:
- a CDS encoding ParA family protein produces MTRIIAVANQKGGVGKTTTVLNLGSALQKEGKRVLLVDLDPQAALSASLAPPQAKPSNTVYQVLLSQAPLGQAIRPGDNGPDLVPADLDLAAAELELSAEMGRERILADALAPVSQRYDFILIDCPPSLGLLTVNALVAAGEVLIPLQCEYMAMRGLGSLLRTIEKVKAKLNPALAVAGILITMYNGRTLHGQEVMDEVRRAFGEKVLKSVVKASVRFKEAPAAGLSIIDYSPSHEGARAYQALARELTG; encoded by the coding sequence ATGACTCGAATCATAGCCGTCGCGAATCAGAAGGGAGGCGTCGGCAAAACAACAACGGTACTGAACCTCGGCTCCGCCCTTCAAAAGGAGGGCAAAAGGGTGTTGCTCGTGGACCTCGATCCGCAGGCTGCCCTCTCCGCTAGTCTCGCCCCTCCCCAGGCCAAACCTTCGAATACCGTCTATCAAGTCCTGCTGTCTCAGGCGCCTCTCGGCCAGGCGATCCGTCCCGGCGACAACGGGCCCGACCTCGTTCCGGCCGACCTTGACCTCGCTGCCGCCGAGCTTGAACTAAGCGCTGAGATGGGGCGTGAACGGATTCTGGCGGACGCTCTGGCTCCCGTCTCGCAACGATACGACTTCATTCTCATCGACTGCCCGCCTTCGCTGGGTCTTCTCACTGTGAACGCTCTGGTGGCGGCAGGCGAGGTTCTCATCCCGCTCCAGTGCGAGTACATGGCGATGCGGGGACTGGGCTCTCTGCTCCGCACGATTGAGAAAGTGAAGGCGAAGCTGAACCCGGCACTGGCTGTGGCGGGCATCCTGATCACTATGTACAACGGCAGGACGCTCCACGGCCAGGAGGTGATGGACGAGGTGCGCAGGGCCTTCGGCGAGAAGGTCCTCAAGTCGGTTGTGAAGGCGAGCGTTCGCTTCAAGGAAGCGCCGGCGGCCGGCCTCTCCATCATCGACTATTCCCCCTCGCATGAGGGGGCGCGGGCATACCAGGCGCTCGCCAGGGAGCTTACAGGATGA
- a CDS encoding putative toxin-antitoxin system toxin component, PIN family, which yields MRVVLDTVVFVRALINPHGKWGRLLFELSDRYVLVLSPDIIREIISVLYRPSLRRRFPQMAEPAPLAQVLAILERAEVVEPAEKLSVCRDPNDDKFFECALEGRALFIVSEDKDVLGVGEFLGIKPVTADLFLQLLQG from the coding sequence ATGAGAGTCGTCCTCGACACGGTCGTCTTCGTGCGCGCCCTCATCAACCCACACGGGAAATGGGGGCGCCTTCTTTTCGAACTTTCCGACCGCTACGTCCTCGTCCTCTCGCCCGATATCATCAGGGAGATCATCTCTGTCCTCTACCGGCCGAGCCTTCGCCGGCGCTTTCCTCAGATGGCTGAGCCAGCTCCCCTCGCGCAGGTCCTCGCCATCCTGGAGCGCGCGGAGGTCGTCGAGCCCGCCGAGAAGCTGTCCGTGTGCCGCGACCCTAACGACGACAAGTTCTTCGAGTGCGCCCTCGAGGGCCGGGCCCTGTTTATCGTCAGCGAGGATAAGGATGTCCTGGGCGTCGGCGAATTCCTGGGCATAAAACCGGTGACGGCCGACCTTTTCCTCCAGTTGCTGCAAGGCTGA
- a CDS encoding AbrB/MazE/SpoVT family DNA-binding domain-containing protein: MRKVVKQLRHGQITIPKELREAIGLDEDDMLSITVAGDRLEVEPVKVTPKSKGSPWARDLYKAFAPVRESLKGRSEDEVNEAIDEALREARETKE, encoded by the coding sequence ATGCGAAAGGTAGTCAAGCAGCTCAGACACGGCCAGATCACCATCCCCAAGGAATTGAGGGAGGCGATCGGGCTGGATGAGGACGACATGCTCTCGATCACGGTCGCCGGCGATAGGCTGGAGGTCGAGCCAGTGAAGGTGACCCCAAAGAGCAAAGGCTCGCCCTGGGCCCGTGATCTATACAAGGCGTTCGCGCCGGTCAGGGAGAGCCTCAAAGGCCGCTCGGAGGACGAGGTCAACGAGGCGATTGACGAGGCGCTAAGGGAGGCGAGGGAGACGAAGGAATGA